Proteins from a single region of Electrophorus electricus isolate fEleEle1 chromosome 5, fEleEle1.pri, whole genome shotgun sequence:
- the pdp1 gene encoding pyruvate dehyrogenase phosphatase catalytic subunit 1 translates to MAAASQLFQVIRGMELARIWPRARFLCQTCCQFSHPCDANSGPKQHTWRGYRTSQAWHTYYLTPPQVNSILKANEYSFKVPEFDGKNLSSVMGFDSNQLPANAPIEDRRSAATCLQTRGMLFGVFDGHAGCACAQALSERLFYYTAVAMLQHETLAELESAVEAGRPVQPVLQWHKHPNDYFSREASRLYFSSLRTYWQELLDLSTPGEGPDTAEALLSAFKRLDSDISLEAQVGDPNSFLHYWVLRVAFSGATACMAHVDGAELHVANTGDCRAVLGIQEPDGSFSALTLSNDHNAQNEEEVRRVRAEHPPSEARTVVKQERLLGLLMPFRAFGDVKFKWSIDLQRRVLESGPDQLHNNEHAKFVPPNFHTPPYLTAEPEVRRHRLRPQDRFLVLASDGLWETLHRQEVVRIVGEHLTGVHQQQPVSVGGYRVTLGQMQGLLQERKARISSTFEDQNAATHLIRHAVGSNEFGAVDHERLSKMLSLPEELARMYRDDITVIIVQFNPHVIGAQ, encoded by the coding sequence ATGGCTGCAGCCTCCCAGCTCTTCCAGGTGATCCGTGGCATGGAGCTCGCTCGAATTTGGCCACGTGCCAGATTTTTGTGCCAAACCTGCTGCCAGTTCAGTCACCCGTGTGATGCGAACTCTGGACCAAAGCAGCACACGTGGCGGGGGTACCGGACCTCGCAGGCATGGCACACCTACTACCTGACACCCCCGCAGGTGAACAGCATCCTGAAGGCCAATGAGTACAGCTTCAAGGTGCCAGAGTTCGACGGCAAGAACTTGAGCTCGGTCATGGGTTTCGACAGCAACCAGCTCCCAGCCAATGCGCCCATCGAGGACCGGCGGAGCGCGGCCACCTGCCTGCAGACGCGGGGCATGCTCTTTGGCGTGTTTGACGGCCACGCCGGTTGTGCCTGCGCCCAGGCACTCAGCGAGAGGCTCTTCTACTACACTGCCGTGGCAATGCTGCAGCATGAGACTCTGGCGGAGCTGGAGAGTGCGGTGGAGGCGGGGCGGCCCGTGCAGCCCGTGCTGCAGTGGCACAAGCACCCCAATGACTACTTCAGTCGCGAGGCCTCGCGCCTCTACTTCAGCAGCCTACGCACATACTGGCAGGAGCTGCTGGACCTGAGCACGCCGGGCGAGGGGCCGGACACCGCTGAGGCCCTGCTCAGCGCCTTCAAGCGGCTGGACAGCGACATCTCGCTGGAGGCGCAGGTGGGTGACCCCAACTCCTTCCTGCACTACTGGGTGCTGCGTGTGGCGTTCTCCGGGGCAACGGCGTGCATGGCGCATGTGGACGGTGCCGAGCTGCACGTGGCCAACACGGGCGACTGCCGGGCGGTCCTGGGCATCCAGGAGCCTGACGGCTCCTTCTCAGCGCTGACGCTCTCCAACGACCACAACGCGCAGAACGAGGAGGAGGTGCGGCGCGTGCGGGCGGAGCACCCACCCTCTGAGGCGCGCACGGTTGTGAAGCAGGAGCGCCTCCTGGGCCTGCTCATGCCCTTCCGCGCCTTCGGGGACGTCAAGTTCAAATGGAGCATCGACCTGCAGCGGCGCGTGCTGGAGTCCGGCCCCGACCAGCTGCACAACAATGAGCACGCCAAGTTCGTCCCGCCCAACTTCCACACGCCCCCGTACCTGACAGCAGAGCCTGAGGTGCGGCGGCACCGGCTACGGCCACAGGACCGCTTCCTCGTTCTGGCCTCCGACGGCCTGTGGGAGACACTGCACCGGCAGGAGGTGGTGCGCATCGTGGGTGAGCACCTAACCGGCGTGCACCAGCAGCAACCCGTCAGCGTGGGCGGCTACAGGGTCACCCTGGGCCAGATGCAGGGGCTGCTCCAGGAGCGCAAGGCGCGCATCTCCTCCACGTTCGAGGACCAGAACGCCGCCACGCACCTTATCCGTCATGCTGTCGGCAGCAACGAGTTTGGTGCCGTGGACCATGAGAGGCTGTCCAAGATGCTCAGCCTGCCCGAGGAACTGGCGCGCATGTACCGCGATGACATCACAGTTATTATAGTGCAGTTCAACCCACATGTGATCGGGGCGCAATAG